TAACACCCAACCCCCATCCCCattcttctccccatccccatcatccccatccccactgggctcattcttcttcctcactttatttaataaaagaaggGTCCAGCCCCCCAAATTTgggggttgtgggttttttttggagggggggggggtcacactGCAGTGCCTCCCCCCAAtttgtttcccccccccccaccccccaggtCTGGAAGATGAAGGCTGGTTCGACCCCTGGACCCTCCTCAACGCTTTTCGACGTAAAGCCACGTCCTTGGGGGTCCACAGCTGCTCCGGGGAGGTGCGAGGtaaggaaagggggggggacacacacaaaaatgggGTGTGTCCCTCCCgtggacccccccaccccaaacccccccccaggTTTTGTCACCTCGGCCGAGGACATGATGCCACGGCACGGACCTGCCCCGCTGTCCGCACGCATCAAATACGTCCATGTGAGTACATGTGTGtgtccccctcccaccccatgccggggggggtccccacgTGTGTCCGTGACCCCCCCCACGCGTGtgacacccccccacacacacagatCCACATGCCGGACAGCCGGGAGTACCAGCCCGTGTCCTGCGCCATCGTGGTCAACGCCGCGGGCGCCTGGGCCGGGGAGCTACtggaggggacggggctgcccggggggctctgccagccccccctGCCCATCCAGCCCAGGAAGAGGTCCGGGGGGGggcgggtttttttttgggggtggcGGATTTTTGGGGTTCGGGGGGGCAGATTTTGGGGGTTTATGGGGTGGGGGCACATGCTGGCATCACCGCGCTGTTGTGGGGggtgcttttttggggggggggtcacatCCCATCGCCCCCAACCCCTCCATCTTGAAGGGTATGGGGGTGACCCCCTCACTCCTTTTCTTTGGAGGGGGAGGGTCACATCCTGAGCCCCTCAATGTTTTTGGgggccccccccaccccacaggtACGTCTACACGTGGCACTGCCCCGACGGCCccggcctctcctgccccttCCTCATCGACACCTGCGGGGCCTACTTCCGCCGCGACGGCAT
The Nyctibius grandis isolate bNycGra1 unplaced genomic scaffold, bNycGra1.pri scaffold_135_arrow_ctg1, whole genome shotgun sequence DNA segment above includes these coding regions:
- the LOC137677307 gene encoding FAD-dependent oxidoreductase domain-containing protein 1-like, producing LEDEGWFDPWTLLNAFRRKATSLGVHSCSGEVRGFVTSAEDMMPRHGPAPLSARIKYVHIHMPDSREYQPVSCAIVVNAAGAWAGELLEGTGLPGGLCQPPLPIQPRKRYVYTWHCPDGPGLSCPFLIDTCGAYFRRDGIAGNYLGGMSPPEEEEPDPSDLSVDDGFFQERVWPPLARRVPAFESLRPRGSWAGYYDHNAFDRNGVLGPHPRLENLFTAAGFSGHGLQHAPAVGRAVAELVVRGRYESLDLRRLGWRRLVEGEPLAEGGVV